ACCTTGCTATACATATGAACCAAAACTGAGGCTGTCAAAATGTCTGGTGTAATATCCTTCTCATTCATCTTCTTAAGAATTCTCTCAGCATCCTCTAGGCGGTTCTCTTTAGCATGGACATCAACAAGCTTAGAGTAGTCACGGATGTTGGTCTGGAAAGACTCTTCATTCAGAAGATGTTCTGCTACCTTCGTTCATAATAAGCAATAAATTTAGGGTCTTATTGCAAACATTACATCATTCTTTATAATATGGAGTAGAAAAGTTTCATTGATAAACACCCCTAATGCATAACGCCAGCAATCAAAAGAGCAGAGGGTAACATCATGTCATTTCAGAACTCCAAATCAAAGGTATATTCATATATATGacattcaaaacaaaaacacCAAGAGCTCATAATGCAAGCAACAATTCTAACTTCTCCTCGGGACTTACAAACATTACaataacaattaaaaaagaataataacaGGTATGTGggcccaaaaaaaaaactccccTGTTTATACCAATCTTCCATGGAAAACAGCAGGTTCCAGCTTGTGGTCCAATAATTTGGCTCTCTCAACGGATCTCCCAATAAGCACATATACTTGATCGTTACACAAGTAAAAGTTATTTGTTTACATGAATAAAAATGTTGATCTGCAAGATAGCTCGATAGGATTCTACATGGTTTGCATTGCCAACACAAGTCTATTTAATGTGTTCCACCATGCAACAAGTAGATATATAGGGTAATGAGTGAATTCTTAAAGTGGACAATAAAAATTGTACAATAACACAAGGCAAGAGGGGGAAAAATAAGAGATGATGATTTTACCTTGAAGTATAAGAATCTATTCTTCTCATTCAATTTATCAAGTAAGGTAATCCAGTCAATTCTAGTGGGTTGAAGAAGCTCTTTCCATTCAGCCAATAATTGAGATGGGTCATCATTCTCATTTAGCAAAAGAATTCTCTCTGTGACCAGTTTGCATTTTCCAGAAATTGGCTTTGGTTCCTGCGGCCATAGCACCTCCTCTGCCTCATGGACTTTGTCTGCTACTTTGCTCCACTTAGGATCAGATAAATCAAGACCATAAATCTTGTACTTTAACTTCCCTCGCCTTTTGGGAAGAGAAACAGCCTCGGATTTCACCTCAGGTGCAGCCTCTGCACCACTTGGAGAATCATTCTTTTCTTCCTGGGTACGAGCCTCTTTTTTGAGCTTCTCCAAACTCTCATAAAACTCactttcttccattttctcaCGGGCCCATTTGAACCTAAATTCCCTTAGCATATCCCCTCGAATGCCAACTTCCCCAGCAAACCTACACATTTCCTGAACTTCCTCAGAGAGCAGAAAACCCTTCATTTTCTCCTTCTTTGTAGCCTTCTTCATATCATCCAAAACCATGTTGCTAACTTCACTTACTGTCTTCCACAAATCCTCACTTAGGTCCCAATCTGGACTATCTGTGGAAGCCTTTAACGTTTGCTCAAAGCTACCCTTTTCCATTTCAGATACTACTTTTTCCACAATCATCAAAAGCATTGCATTAACTGTTTGCTTATCATAATCCGGAAACACTTCAGAAATCTTTCTACGCATTATCCAAACAAATCTGGATAAAAACTCGTTCATTGATCCATCATCATCCTCAACGTCTGCAGATTCGAGTTTTGGCTCAATTGCTGCATCGATCAACTTAGTTACAGTAAAGTGAATGCACCTACTGGAAATTGAATTCGATTTTCTGAACTCAAAATTTCGGACAGTGACTGAAGAATAACAACCATAATGTGAATCAAGCAAAGAAAAGGAAGGTTTTGTGATGAATGTGTGAGTGGCATTGATGTTGATAGGTGATTGTCGATGCAGTAAGTTGGCATTGGCTCTCGAAAAGCTCTTCAGTGTTTGACGAAGAAGCAAATGCTTTAGGGTCATCTTCGGTCCCTAACCCCTTGCTTGGAACCCCTGGttgcaataaaaataaacaaggaATTTGAAATCTTGCtttttagaaaacaaatttaattccAAATAGGCCGGATTTCCCAGGATGGCAAACAGggggaaaaagggaaaaatatacagtttgtatgtttttttgtttCTGCTTACAATCCTGGCAAATACGACCTATTTTATGCCCTCCAGTATATATGCAAATACTTCCCATGTCTCAATTCACTTCAATTAAACTCAAACTAAGGTTCGTTTTCTATTTTGTTATCCATTGTATTTTGTTGTTCTTTTTAATTGATCACAATAATCTCAACCTTTCCAACTACAGTTTCCTTCCAGCAAGACTTTTACAGTTGAACACACATCATGTGAGTTTTTTTTctgttcttttcttttctttttccttcttcttgaaCATTTTTATCCTCTTTGTTTATTGATTCGGATAAGCATAATATGCTATTTGTTCCatttttatttgttgatttaatccccttttttccttctaaattgtGAGGTATACATTCTTAGTTTTAAGTTTTCATTAATACTAGTGAACATTGGTTGAAGAACAaatcaacaaaaagaaaaattttaatgttCTTGATTTTCTTCCCTGTGTGTGAAACGTACAAAACCACCAAAAcccaacaaaacaaaatataaagcaaaTCAGAAAATAAAAACTTAGGGACCTGGAAATTTGAAGGTGGCGGCGCGATCTTACCAACGGCGCGGGTTAGGAGCTAAACCACTGCGTTTCTGAGGAAAAAAATGGAGATAATTAACTCTGATTGGCGTGAGAATGTATGAAAGTGGGGGCTGAGAGTGCAGCGTACGGCGGCCGGTGTGACGCCGGCGGTTAGAAACGGCGTGCGGAGAGCAGTGGTTGGTAATGGAAAGAGGGAGTGACTAAACCTGAAGTAGGGTTTAGAAAGCTGGACGgttgagaaaataaaaaattggaaggaaaaaaaaaatgagctgACGCATACGAATTAAAATATAAGGGAAATTGCTAAAAAGGAATATGACATAGTGATCTACTATGATCTCAAGTTCtgaaatttgattccttcatctcacgttttaattataatatctaaaaaataaaatttaaatattttaaatatctaagaTCCTAATTAATACACACGCACatagatatatattatatatacatttttatattaaaaaaatagatatatattttgaattctCGTCTTCtcaaacaaaagttgttgacaataaaaaaaaagtttaatttaatttatttaaaataagatatttgcaagtttcttttttaattctaCTTTTGACCACACCCATGAACATTttgcaaataataataattttgactctaaatatgtctattaattttaatttttgaaatttcaatttcatccaATTATATCCGAAACTTAAAAtagttttacaattttttttactgTATAGCTTTACAATCTCAGTCGTAAAAGTACTACCATTTTAATCCTTTTAATAATTTTGGTTCCaaatatcataattttttttaaaatgacgttttttaatatatattaggGTTGGAGGGGAAGTATTCCTAAAAATAGGTTTAACGATTACACCTTTATCATGTACTCGATACACAGAGTACACGACTTCCTCCTCCATTAAATTTGTCgtgcctcttcttcttcctcatccgACCTTCTGCCTTCCGTCCCACCTCAAGCTTTATGTCTTATTTTGCCGTCTTTTGTTGCATTTCTCCGTCCAAAATTCTGAAATCTTCCTCATTTTGCTCCTGTCTTGTGCATCCAAATGCCTCCATTTGCTCGTCCGTCCaaaattgttcaaaattgtcCTCCATTTGTTCGTCCGTCCAAAATCGTTCGAACGTTTTTGTGGTAAAATTCTTTCTCTAgttgtttttcaatatataatcttcctatatatatatatatcattttgtttgcatttgggctgAACTTAATGTGTAGTTTATGAATCGATGATTTATTGGTTGGGTTAAatctagaaatatatgtatatatttgtcTATTTGTTGGGCTGATGTTATCTAATGTAGTGTATGAACTTAGAAATTAGTTGGACTAATTTTGTTAGGCTATTTTTTCTAGATGATtatgtttgtttatttgtttggctgttttttttatgattaattcGTTTGATGATTATatatttgttgggttgaatgtagaaatatatgtatatgtttataaaaatgaagattggttcatatatatatattattttgtttgtatttgagTTGAGTTAAATGTATGATTCatggatatattattttgtttttatttggactgatttaaatatatagtttatggatcttagatttgagcgatttaaatgtataatttatggatcttagatttgggttgatttaaCTGTATAATTTGTGAATCTtagatttgggctgatttaaatgtatagtttatggattGATTTAAACGTATAGTTTATCAATtagatttgggctgatttaaaggtatagtttatgaatcttagatttgggttgacatattaacatatttttttgtcaactataacagttgaaaaaatCATTATAAATATGTCAATGCGTCCTGAAGATTTGATAGTGACATTGacgttgaagttgatgaattatttggaaacgaccGTAGTGGGGAATATGATCTTGAGTTGATACCGTCGAAAATGTTCATccaaatagattgggaaatGACAAATTCAACATGTGAACTAGGGTTTACTTTGGAAGAACGGAATATAGGTGTAGATAATGTAGTTTGATACAAAAAGGAATCTTGTTTAAtaccaaagaagatttacaacttaaaaaaatattgcatGACAGAACACTATGAAATTGttgtagtggaatcaaatcaagatcTTTGGTATGTTAAATGTAAATCATGGAGTGACGGTTGTACTTAGAGGTTACGGGCATATCGGCGTAAAACTCATGAGATGTTCGAAATCACCAAACTTCAAGGagaacactcatgtttgtttttagaattgACGCAGGATCATTCACAGCTTGATCCAAATTTTATGAgcattgaaattcaaaatttggttagagctgATCATGGAGTACCTGTGGCCCTACTTCAATAAgccattaaaaaacaatatggctataatgttaattatagacgGGTGTGGCAAGCGAAGAGAAAAGCGTTTTGATTGTtgtgtttggtgattgggagaaatcatattcggAGCTTCCATATTTGTTAAGTGTTtttgttcattacaatccaggaacacgaacaaattgattttttttccttctaatgTGTCAGGTACGACTATTTTTGGACGAGTTTTTTGGTCCTTGGGTCCGAGAAGGGTTCAACCATTGTAGGCCATTAATCTAGATCGATGGAACTCATCTCCTATGGAAAGTGTGAGGGGAAATTATTGACAGtcttatctattgatgcaaacaGACATATATTTCCCCTTGCTTTTGTATCGTCGAAGGTGAAAATTCGTTTGGTCATGGTTTTAGTGGGCATTGcgtgaatatgttacccaaagagagggtatttgcttgatttATGATAGACATAAGGGCATTATTGTTGTAagtaataatgaagaaattggttggagtgaaccCAAAGCGTACCATCGATATTGTCTTCGCTATGTTGCCagtaatttcaatacaaaatacaaatcaaaGCAGCAAAAAAATTGGTGTTTAAGGcaggaaatcaacaccaaaggcaTAATTTCATTCGAcgcatgaaagaattgaaacaattgcaccCTGAATGTCTTGAATATTTTTTAGACATTAACTTGGAAAAATGGATTCAGTCACACGACGGTGGGTACCGCTACAAGTGGATGACAAGCAATGCAGTTGAATGCATGAACGGTGTTTTTCAAaggtgctagaatgttaccaattacttatttggttaggctaacattcTATCGCACAATATTGTATTTTGAACGCCGGAGACAAGAAATCAGTGAAGCACTCGATCATGGGGATATATTTACAGAATATGCCCTAAAAAAACTTAAGAGGTGGGAAAAACGAGCATCTGCACATACTATAACATCCATTGACAAGGAAAGTCAAACTTTCGAAGTACAAACTGacataagtatgatttctccctataaaggACAACACACCCAAGTTTTGAGCTTGAAAGAAGGAACATGTTCTTGTAATAAGTGACaatcattcaagattccatgctctcatgtaattgcagtttgtaattacatgcgTATGACATACCTAccacttattgatgaatgctacaaattgtccaattttCAGCATTGTTACGAAGGCCGCTTCCATCCAATTTAACACCTAGATTATTGGCCAGGATTATCATTTACAGAAGCTCGTCCAAATGCAGACTTACTAAGAGAACAAGGTCGGCCAAAAAGTACACGCATTCATAATAAAATGAATTGGAGagaggcaagccaaaaagtGCGATGTACAATTTGCAAGAGATAAGGACATAACAGACACACTTGTCCATAACGTACATTGGGTGTTTCGTTTTCAAGTCAttaggtgtatttttttttacttgtatattttatgtacttgtattatttatgtacttatatttttcatgtaattgtatattttatgtatttgtattctttatgtacttatatttttcatgtaattgtatattttatgtacttatactttttatgtaattgtttcattttatgtaattgtatattttatgtacttgtattatttatgtacttatatttttcatgtaattgtatattttatgtatttgtattctttatgtacttatatttttcatgtaattgtatattttatgtacttgtattctttatgtacttaaatttttcatgtaattatatattttatgtacttgtattctttatgtacttataatgaatttatgtaatgaaattattttatgtaattgtatctttttatgtactttttatgtatcttttatgtcatgaattttattatgtaatgtaatttgaacttcttaggtGATGGAGTCTGGTCCTTCTAATCCTGTACAATTATACCAAAAAATGCGCATCGTTCACAAACAGTATGAGATAGTTCTTCCACTATAGTGTTGAGTTGTTAGAGAAGAGAGGCAAttgcacaacatactatcccatttgatcaccgCATTATTCCCTATGTTCAGCAGAcaggttttcttggggttgcacaaattgattttatccagcttGATTGGTACCTTATTACTACTCTAGTTGAGCGTTGGAGACCagaaacccacacatttcacctgcctTGTGGGGAATGTACGATTACGCTGCAGGATGTTATCATACAATTTGGGTTACGAGTGGACAGGCAACCATTGACAGGTTCACTACAGTATGATTGGAAGAATGTTGTGAAGAGCTCTTAGACGTTCTAACAAATGATCTGAAGagatcaagattgagtatcccctGGTTGGCATCCCAGTTTCCAAAATTACCTCCCGATGCCGACGACATCAGCGTACGtaggtatgcacgagcatacatcTTGCAACTCATCGGAGGATTTTTATTTGCTGATAAGTCAAATACTATagtgcatctcatgttcctcccaCTATTGTCTGATTTCGAGCACGCTGGTACGTATTCATGGGAtggtgcatgtcttgcatggttgtataaAGAACTTTGTCTGCATTGGAAATAGTGGGGCCACTGATACTACTACAAATGGGCTTATGATCGATTTCCAATTATAACACCACAAGTCCAGCTACAGGCCCCAGATCATTGTCCACTTAGTACcaagtattatttcatttatatactTATTTCGTTACTATTTTattgtaagaatataaattaattatattttttataattttagatggagtggtgtattagctgtctctgaacagtcagcaaatatgttgctcgtgtacagaaaaatatttgacatcAGGTAGCAAATGTATATatgaatgaatatttaaaatattttagatgtatatttattattatttttttatcagaTTATTTGGATGCCATACACACAACAGATTTGGTCATCCTTACTTGATTATTATCGTGATGATGAAAACATCTGGTTGACCGTTAGctctcttatatgcttccatatagtagagtgacatcatccagatcgtgtgttgagacaATTCGATCTACAACAAACGATACCttcgttgtcctatacactcccaACACTACACCAGATCaatttgagaggtaagcacgaccaagactaGCGTCGAATCCATGCGGAATATTTATCCTACTGACATGGACGACATGATCGTTATGCACAGggagaattaacaaatgggcCAGCTGTATCAATTTGATCACGTGGCGATTTATCatagatttaaaattagaaaatttccatatatatgatatgaatattgtttaatatttatttatttattattgtatagaataattttatcggtgatgttcaacaatattcagtgcatAACAAC
This genomic window from Benincasa hispida cultivar B227 chromosome 4, ASM972705v1, whole genome shotgun sequence contains:
- the LOC120075450 gene encoding pentatricopeptide repeat-containing protein At3g13150; its protein translation is MTLKHLLLRQTLKSFSRANANLLHRQSPININATHTFITKPSFSLLDSHYGCYSSVTVRNFEFRKSNSISSRCIHFTVTKLIDAAIEPKLESADVEDDDGSMNEFLSRFVWIMRRKISEVFPDYDKQTVNAMLLMIVEKVVSEMEKGSFEQTLKASTDSPDWDLSEDLWKTVSEVSNMVLDDMKKATKKEKMKGFLLSEEVQEMCRFAGEVGIRGDMLREFRFKWAREKMEESEFYESLEKLKKEARTQEEKNDSPSGAEAAPEVKSEAVSLPKRRGKLKYKIYGLDLSDPKWSKVADKVHEAEEVLWPQEPKPISGKCKLVTERILLLNENDDPSQLLAEWKELLQPTRIDWITLLDKLNEKNRFLYFKVAEHLLNEESFQTNIRDYSKLVDVHAKENRLEDAERILKKMNEKDITPDILTASVLVHMYSKVGNLDRAKEAFDTLRSYGFQPDGKVYNSMIMAFVNAGQPKLGESVMREMEARDIKPSADIYMALLRSFSQRGDISGAGRIASTMQFAGFSLNLESCTLLVEAYGQAGDPDQARNNFDYMIKIGHRPDDRCTASMIAAYEKKNLLDKALNLLLQLEKDGFEPGVATYAVLVDWLGKLQLVEEAEQVLGKIGAQGDSLPFKVHISLCDMYSRAGIEKKALQAVGILEAKKEELGHGDFERIINALIAGGFVQDAKRMQGVMEAQGFTASQPLQMALRTSQALRGKRLR